In Rhizobium sp. WSM4643, the following are encoded in one genomic region:
- the ccmA gene encoding heme ABC exporter ATP-binding protein CcmA, translated as MHLTADNLAARRGEDLIFVNISFHLAAGEALVLTGRNGSGKSTLLRVVAGLLRPEKGTVIFCDEESPGGRHPGEVSHYLGHRNAMKSELTVAENLDFWRAFLGNTGSAAALSTEDATDAVGLAGITHLPFGYLSAGQQRRIAFAKLLVAHRPVWILDEPTAALDASADRLLTDLIEAHQTRGGIVLAATHQPLGLENEQILKMTGFAGVDHGVWG; from the coding sequence ATGCATCTCACTGCCGACAATCTGGCTGCAAGGCGCGGTGAAGATCTCATTTTCGTTAACATTTCCTTTCACTTGGCAGCCGGCGAGGCGCTTGTCCTCACGGGAAGAAACGGATCGGGAAAGTCCACTTTGCTGCGCGTCGTCGCGGGCCTCCTCAGGCCGGAAAAAGGCACTGTCATCTTCTGCGACGAAGAGAGCCCGGGAGGCCGGCATCCCGGCGAGGTCAGCCACTACCTCGGCCATCGAAATGCGATGAAGAGTGAACTTACGGTTGCAGAAAACCTCGATTTCTGGCGCGCCTTTCTCGGCAATACAGGCTCCGCCGCCGCCCTTTCCACCGAGGACGCCACTGACGCCGTCGGTCTTGCCGGCATCACCCATCTTCCCTTCGGTTATCTCTCCGCCGGCCAGCAGCGCCGGATAGCCTTCGCCAAGCTGCTCGTTGCCCACCGCCCAGTCTGGATCCTCGACGAGCCGACCGCGGCACTCGATGCCAGCGCCGACCGGCTGCTTACCGATTTGATTGAAGCGCATCAGACAAGGGGCGGCATCGTGCTGGCGGCGACACATCAGCCGCTGGGGTTGGAGAATGAGCAGATATTGAAGATGACGGGCTTTGCCGGGGTGGATCATGGGGTATGGGGTTGA